The following proteins are co-located in the Eptesicus fuscus isolate TK198812 chromosome 9, DD_ASM_mEF_20220401, whole genome shotgun sequence genome:
- the ISG15 gene encoding ubiquitin-like protein ISG15: MGGEYLRVKMLSKEFRVPMRDSMLLSELKQLITQEIQVPAFQQRLVVQASSEVLQDGVPLAHQGLRSGSEVVLVVQSCDKPLSILVRNERGHTSAYEVLLTQKVAELKQQVADRESTKVDQFWLSFQGKPLDDEQQLGEYDLTPHCTVQMNLRLRGGKEGPGGQR; encoded by the exons ATG GGTGGCGAGTACCTGAGGGTGAAGATGCTGAGCAAGGAGTTCCGGGTGCCCATGAGGGACTCCATGCTGTTGTCGGAACTGAAGCAGCTGATCACCCAGGAGATCCAAGTGCCCGCCTTCCAGCAGCGCCTGGTGGTCCAGGCAAGCAGTGAAGTGCTGCAGGACGGGGTTCCCCTGGCCCACCAGGGCCTGCGCTCCGGCAGCGAGGTCGTGCTGGTGGTGCAGAGCTGCGACAAGCCCCTGAGCATCCTGGTGAGGAACGAGAGGGGCCACACCAGCGCCTACGAGGTCCTGCTGACGCAGAAGGTGGCCGAACTCAAGCAGCAGGTGGCTGACCGGGAGAGCACGAAGGTCGACCAGTTCTGGCTGAGTTTCCAGGGGAAGCCCCTGGACGATGAGCAGCAGCTGGGGGAGTACGACCTCACACCCCACTGCACTGTGCAGATGAATCTGCGCCTTCGGGGGGGcaaggaggggccaggaggacagCGCTAA
- the HES4 gene encoding transcription factor HES-4: MPADTPGKPRTSPRTVALASASRTPNRLRSAAAHRKSSKPVMEKRRRARINESLAQLKTLLLDALRKESARHSKLEKADILEMTVRHLRSLRRGPGAAALGADSAVLSKYRAGFSECLAEVHRFLAACEDIPADVRSRLLGHLAACLGQLGPPSRSAPPAPATEGPTPEVYVVRQPLPGFDGPFPTLRPETAFAPLLLQGLTRAPPAAPSAGLQGRSAPWRPWLR, from the exons ATGCCGGCGGACACGCCGGGGAAGCCGAGAACCTCGCCGCGGACAGTCGCGCTCGCCAGCGCCAGCCGAACCCCCAACCGACTCCGGAGTGCGGCCGCGCACCGGAAG TCCTCCAAGCCGGTCATGGAGAAGCGGCGCCGAGCGCGAATCAACGAGAGCCTCGCTCAGCTCAAGACCCTCCTCCTGGACGCGCTCAGGAAAGAG AGCGCCCGCCACTCGAAGCTGGAGAAGGCGGACATCCTGGAGATGACCGTGAGGCACCTGCGGAGCCTTCGGCGCGGGCCAGGGGCAG CCGCGCTGGGCGCCGACTCCGCCGTCCTGAGCAAGTACCGCGCCGGCTTCAGCGAGTGCCTGGCCGAGGTGCACCGCTTCCTGGCCGCCTGCGAGGACATCCCGGCCGACGTGCGCTCCCGCCTGCTCGGCCACCTGGCGGCCTGCCTGGGCCAGCTGGGTCCCCCGAGCCGCTCggcgcccccggcccccgctACGGAAGGTCCCACGCCAGAGGTCTACGTGGTCCGCCAGCCGCTGCCGGGTTTCGACGGCCCCTTCCCCACGCTGCGCCCTGAAACGGCCTTCGCGCCGCTGCTCCTGCAGGGCCTGACCCgtgcgccccccgccgccccctcggcggggctgcagggccgcAGTGCGCCCTGGAGGCCTTGGCTGCGGTGA